From Streptomyces durmitorensis, a single genomic window includes:
- a CDS encoding sirohydrochlorin chelatase codes for MSSPTGPASGLPVRMPRPRQPGRHRRPEPVAAPENAPALVLAVPGVPSTATRSLAEEVVSIARSELPGLDARIGYLDGTEDATTTSFPEFPSLQSVLAHAATERTARYEQARAAGSDAAEPDGPVAVVVPLLAGPDNALMRRVRQAVMDSRAPAELTDVLGPHPLLAEGLHVRLSEAGLARADRARLFTVATAADGIVLATVGGEEAVQAAGITGMLLAARLAVPVMAAALDQEGAIANTAEELRGSGSTQLALAPYLIGPEIDGSLLDAAAKEAGCSVAESLGAYPAIGKLALSKYTSALGIAPQQPSGAPVH; via the coding sequence ATGAGCTCCCCCACCGGGCCCGCATCAGGCCTGCCCGTACGAATGCCGCGACCCCGCCAGCCCGGTCGGCACCGCCGCCCGGAGCCCGTGGCGGCTCCCGAGAACGCGCCCGCGCTCGTTCTCGCCGTACCGGGCGTACCCAGCACCGCCACGCGCAGCCTCGCCGAAGAGGTCGTGAGCATCGCCCGCTCCGAGCTGCCCGGCCTCGACGCACGCATCGGGTACCTCGACGGCACCGAGGACGCCACGACCACCTCGTTCCCGGAGTTCCCCTCGCTGCAGTCCGTGCTCGCGCACGCCGCGACCGAGCGCACCGCCCGCTATGAGCAGGCGCGTGCCGCGGGGTCGGACGCCGCCGAGCCCGACGGCCCCGTCGCCGTCGTGGTGCCCCTCCTCGCGGGCCCCGACAACGCGCTGATGCGGCGCGTGCGCCAGGCCGTGATGGACAGCCGTGCCCCGGCCGAGCTGACGGACGTCCTCGGCCCGCACCCGCTGCTCGCCGAGGGGCTGCACGTGCGTCTGTCGGAGGCCGGGCTCGCCCGCGCCGACCGCGCCCGGCTGTTCACGGTGGCCACCGCCGCGGACGGCATCGTCCTGGCCACGGTCGGCGGCGAGGAGGCCGTGCAGGCCGCCGGGATCACCGGCATGCTGCTCGCGGCCCGCCTCGCGGTGCCGGTGATGGCCGCCGCGCTCGACCAGGAGGGCGCCATCGCGAACACCGCGGAGGAGCTGCGCGGCTCCGGCTCGACGCAGCTGGCGCTCGCCCCGTACCTGATCGGTCCCGAGATCGACGGCAGCCTGCTCGACGCCGCCGCCAAGGAAGCCGGCTGCTCGGTGGCCGAGTCGCTCGGCGCCTACCCCGCGATCGGCAAGCTGGCCCTCTCCAAGTACACGTCGGCGCTCGGGATCGCCCCGCAGCAGCCGTCGGGCGCGCCGGTCCACTGA
- a CDS encoding N-acetylglucosamine kinase, whose product MTVASCVIGVDSGGSGMRVALAGADGSGRSAQVSSEDPVRTGARGIDAGHFTEQLAPMARELLERSGNARVTAVAIGAAGMATLGDDLRAELPSALHRALGVGRLALAADAVTAYAGALGDRPGAVVAAGTGMIAIGTDLTAWHRADGWGHLLGDCGGGAWIGRAGLDAAMRAFDGRRRGSKALLARAEELFGPAPGLPGQLYPRTDRPAMLASFAPEVARCAPDDPVAQAILRDAARHIADAAAAVCPSSDAVGQGEQPEVALTGGLFKMGDALLGPVRAELKDCLRHVRLVPAAGDPLDGAVRIARDIAAQRLRLPLDPRMLSVHIGHTGYDS is encoded by the coding sequence GTGACGGTCGCCTCGTGTGTCATCGGAGTCGACTCGGGCGGCTCCGGGATGCGGGTCGCCCTCGCCGGTGCGGACGGGTCGGGCCGGTCCGCCCAGGTGAGCTCGGAGGACCCGGTGCGCACCGGTGCGCGCGGCATCGACGCCGGGCACTTCACGGAGCAACTGGCGCCCATGGCACGGGAGTTGCTTGAGCGGTCGGGCAACGCCCGCGTCACTGCCGTGGCCATCGGCGCCGCGGGCATGGCGACCCTCGGTGACGACCTGCGCGCGGAGCTGCCGTCCGCGCTCCACCGGGCGCTGGGCGTCGGTCGTCTGGCGCTCGCCGCCGACGCCGTCACCGCGTACGCGGGCGCGCTGGGCGATCGCCCCGGCGCGGTCGTCGCCGCGGGCACCGGCATGATCGCGATCGGCACGGATCTGACCGCCTGGCACCGCGCCGACGGCTGGGGGCATCTGCTCGGCGACTGCGGCGGCGGCGCGTGGATCGGCCGCGCGGGCCTCGATGCGGCGATGCGCGCGTTCGACGGCAGACGTCGCGGTTCGAAGGCGCTGCTCGCCCGCGCCGAGGAACTCTTCGGCCCGGCGCCCGGTCTGCCCGGACAGCTCTATCCCCGTACGGACCGGCCCGCGATGCTCGCCTCGTTCGCGCCCGAAGTGGCGCGCTGCGCCCCCGACGACCCCGTGGCCCAGGCGATCCTGCGGGACGCCGCCCGGCACATCGCCGATGCCGCGGCGGCCGTCTGCCCGTCGTCCGACGCGGTGGGCCAGGGTGAGCAGCCCGAAGTCGCCCTGACGGGAGGCCTGTTCAAGATGGGGGACGCACTGCTCGGCCCGGTGCGGGCGGAGCTGAAGGACTGTCTGCGGCACGTGCGTCTCGTTCCGGCCGCGGGCGACCCGCTGGACGGGGCCGTGCGTATCGCCCGCGACATCGCCGCGCAGCGGTTGCGCCTGCCGCTCGACCCGCGCATGCTCAGCGTCCACATCGGGCACACCGGGTACGACAGTTGA
- a CDS encoding ABC transporter ATP-binding protein, which translates to MTEPLLKNESLIKNEPLIKNEPLLRIDDLRVDITSRDRTVHALDGVSLELAPGEALGIVGESGCGKTMTALSVLGLLPPGGEVTGGRVLFDGQDLATAPAPVLQDVRGNTIGMVFQDPLTSLNPTMTIGAQVAEPLVLHRPDLSRKEAWARAEEMLRLVGMPQPAERMKAYPHQLSGGMRQRVAIAMALVCEPKLLIADEPTTALDVTTQHQILELIDGLRERLGMAMILVTHDLGVIANRVDRVAVMYAGKVAEQADVRALFARPRHRYTEALFASLPERAADSGTALHTIPGLPPNLAARPTGCRFAPRCTFATDECGASEPQLTDDEVRGGEHRFACFHPVPDNATEAEVVIPPTVPAPRAPGNVLLELDALAKDFPLKGGAFSRSRGTVSAVGGVSLEIRRGETFGMVGESGCGKTTLGRIVAGLEEPTAGHVRFDGHDPARMSRTERRAHRRRVQLMFQDSTAAMDPRMRVGEILREPLVIQGVGSRGDQEKLIGELLDAVGLPRGAVHRYPHEFSGGQRQRLGLARALTLSPDLVVADEPVSALDVSVQAQILNLMRELQRERGLTYLFISHDLAVVRHLADTVGVMYLGKLVESGPAAQVYAHPLHPYTRGLLDTVNLPDPQAADGVDRTPLEGETPSAAKPPSGCRFRTRCPMAQEVCATTEPLVSTPNGAGHQVACHFPLSAPRLASAV; encoded by the coding sequence ATGACCGAGCCTCTGCTCAAGAACGAGTCCCTGATCAAGAACGAGCCTCTGATCAAGAACGAGCCTCTGCTCAGGATCGACGATCTGCGCGTCGACATCACCTCGCGCGACCGCACCGTCCACGCCCTCGACGGCGTCAGTCTCGAACTCGCCCCGGGTGAGGCCCTGGGCATCGTCGGCGAATCGGGCTGCGGCAAAACCATGACCGCGCTCAGCGTCCTCGGCCTTCTGCCGCCCGGCGGCGAAGTCACCGGCGGACGCGTCCTGTTCGACGGACAGGACCTGGCAACCGCCCCCGCCCCGGTCCTTCAGGACGTACGGGGCAACACCATCGGCATGGTCTTCCAGGACCCGCTCACCTCGCTGAACCCGACGATGACGATCGGGGCGCAGGTGGCCGAGCCGCTCGTCCTGCACCGCCCCGACCTGAGCAGGAAAGAGGCGTGGGCGCGGGCCGAGGAGATGCTGCGCCTGGTCGGCATGCCGCAGCCCGCCGAGCGCATGAAGGCCTACCCGCACCAGCTGTCGGGCGGCATGCGCCAGCGCGTGGCGATCGCCATGGCCCTGGTCTGCGAGCCGAAGCTGCTCATCGCGGACGAACCGACCACCGCCCTGGACGTCACGACGCAGCACCAGATCCTGGAGCTGATCGACGGCCTGCGCGAGCGGCTCGGCATGGCGATGATCCTGGTCACGCACGACCTGGGCGTCATCGCCAACCGGGTCGACCGGGTCGCGGTGATGTACGCGGGCAAAGTCGCCGAACAGGCGGACGTGCGCGCCCTGTTCGCGCGACCCCGGCACCGCTACACGGAGGCGCTCTTCGCCTCGCTCCCCGAGCGCGCCGCGGACAGCGGCACCGCGCTCCACACGATCCCGGGCCTGCCGCCGAACCTGGCGGCGCGCCCCACGGGGTGCCGCTTCGCCCCGCGCTGCACCTTCGCGACCGACGAGTGCGGCGCGAGCGAGCCGCAGCTGACGGACGACGAAGTGCGCGGCGGCGAGCACCGGTTCGCCTGCTTCCACCCGGTGCCGGACAACGCCACGGAGGCGGAGGTCGTGATCCCGCCGACCGTGCCGGCGCCGCGCGCCCCCGGCAACGTACTCCTCGAACTCGACGCCCTGGCCAAGGACTTCCCCCTCAAGGGCGGCGCCTTCTCGCGCAGCCGGGGGACGGTCAGCGCGGTGGGCGGGGTGTCCCTGGAGATCCGCAGGGGCGAGACCTTCGGCATGGTCGGCGAGTCCGGGTGCGGCAAGACCACGCTCGGGCGGATCGTCGCGGGCCTGGAGGAGCCGACGGCCGGACACGTGCGCTTCGACGGGCACGACCCCGCCCGGATGTCCCGGACGGAACGGCGGGCGCACCGGCGGCGCGTGCAGCTGATGTTCCAGGACTCCACGGCCGCCATGGACCCCCGGATGCGGGTGGGCGAGATCCTGCGGGAGCCGCTCGTCATCCAGGGCGTCGGCAGCCGCGGCGACCAGGAGAAGCTGATCGGCGAACTCCTGGACGCGGTCGGCCTGCCGCGCGGGGCCGTGCACCGCTACCCGCACGAGTTCTCCGGCGGTCAGCGTCAACGCCTCGGCCTGGCACGGGCGTTGACGCTCTCCCCCGACCTGGTGGTCGCCGACGAGCCGGTCTCCGCGCTCGACGTCTCCGTCCAGGCGCAGATCCTGAACCTGATGCGGGAGTTGCAGCGGGAACGCGGCCTGACGTATCTGTTCATCTCGCACGACCTGGCGGTGGTGCGCCACCTGGCGGACACGGTCGGTGTGATGTACCTGGGCAAGCTCGTCGAGTCGGGCCCGGCCGCACAGGTGTACGCGCACCCGCTGCACCCCTACACACGGGGACTCCTGGACACGGTCAACCTGCCGGACCCACAGGCCGCGGACGGCGTGGACCGCACTCCCCTGGAGGGCGAGACACCCTCGGCCGCGAAGCCCCCGTCGGGCTGCCGCTTCCGCACCCGGTGTCCCATGGCCCAGGAGGTGTGCGCCACCACGGAGCCGCTGGTGAGCACCCCGAACGGTGCGGGACACCAGGTCGCGTGCCACTTCCCCCTGTCCGCGCCTCGGCTAGCGTCGGCAGTGTGA
- a CDS encoding ATP-binding protein, with the protein MKTHGMRLDTGPSDQAVFDKRPEAVAHARDFARAFVDRLHPPVGSQDAASIELAVSELVTNAVRHARGASCSLRLQAEPDGVAVVVGDADPRPPRERAPDLVGGTGGFGWPMVQHMAKAVTVTSGPRGKTIRAVLPR; encoded by the coding sequence ATGAAGACGCACGGGATGCGACTGGACACAGGACCGTCGGACCAGGCGGTTTTCGACAAGCGGCCGGAAGCCGTCGCCCACGCGCGGGACTTCGCCCGTGCCTTCGTGGACAGGCTCCACCCCCCGGTGGGCAGCCAGGACGCCGCGAGCATCGAACTCGCGGTGTCCGAACTCGTCACCAACGCCGTACGCCACGCACGCGGGGCTTCGTGCTCCCTGCGCCTGCAGGCAGAGCCGGACGGTGTGGCGGTGGTGGTCGGCGACGCCGATCCGCGGCCGCCGCGGGAGCGGGCGCCCGACCTGGTCGGCGGCACCGGCGGGTTCGGCTGGCCCATGGTCCAGCACATGGCCAAGGCGGTCACCGTGACCAGCGGGCCGCGCGGCAAGACCATCCGGGCCGTTCTGCCCCGATGA
- a CDS encoding XRE family transcriptional regulator produces the protein MDDLSQLLQQTMRRRHLTPQAIADKTGIRTPRIRAFAEDGAEGPVRPTEEELAELAGALALPAIKDAARPTAAATSP, from the coding sequence ATGGATGACCTGTCTCAGCTACTCCAACAGACCATGCGCCGCCGTCATCTGACGCCGCAGGCGATCGCGGACAAGACCGGGATCCGCACCCCGCGCATCCGGGCCTTCGCCGAGGACGGCGCCGAGGGGCCCGTCCGCCCGACCGAAGAGGAACTGGCCGAGCTGGCCGGCGCCCTCGCACTGCCCGCCATCAAGGACGCCGCGCGGCCCACGGCCGCGGCAACCTCACCTTGA
- a CDS encoding uracil-DNA glycosylase: MAPRPLHEIVEAGWAKALEPVAGKITEMGGFLRSEIAAGRTYLPSGPNVLRAFQQPFDEVRVLIVGQDPYPTPGHAVGLSFSVAPEVRPLPGSLINIYRELGSDLGLPSPTNGDLTPWTQQGVLLLNKALTTAPGRPAAHRGKGWEEVTEQAIKALAARGRPLVSILWGRDARNLRPLLGPLPSVESSHPSPMSADRGFFGSRPFSRANDLLVQQGGQPVDWRLP, encoded by the coding sequence GTGGCACCACGACCCTTGCATGAAATCGTCGAAGCGGGCTGGGCGAAGGCCCTCGAACCCGTCGCCGGGAAGATCACCGAGATGGGCGGCTTCCTGCGCTCGGAGATCGCCGCGGGACGCACCTACCTCCCGTCCGGGCCGAACGTCCTGCGGGCGTTCCAGCAGCCCTTCGACGAGGTGCGGGTGCTGATCGTCGGCCAGGATCCCTACCCGACCCCCGGGCACGCGGTGGGTCTGTCGTTCTCGGTCGCGCCCGAGGTGCGTCCGCTGCCCGGCAGCCTCATCAACATCTACCGCGAGCTGGGCTCCGACCTGGGGCTCCCGTCGCCGACCAACGGCGACCTCACGCCCTGGACCCAGCAGGGCGTCCTGCTGCTCAACAAGGCGCTCACCACGGCCCCGGGGCGTCCCGCCGCGCACCGGGGCAAGGGGTGGGAGGAGGTCACCGAGCAGGCCATCAAGGCGCTCGCCGCGCGCGGCCGTCCCCTCGTCTCCATCCTGTGGGGGCGCGACGCCCGCAATCTGCGGCCGCTCCTTGGCCCGCTGCCTTCGGTCGAGTCGTCGCACCCCTCGCCGATGTCGGCGGACCGCGGCTTCTTCGGCTCGCGCCCCTTCAGCCGGGCCAATGACCTCCTTGTCCAGCAGGGCGGGCAGCCGGTGGACTGGCGGCTTCCGTGA
- a CDS encoding nitric oxide synthase oxygenase, producing MRKYLRRAGHEAPADRGTRGAGIPADLHQRAADTACPERAAGHEETAAPSAPRPADGAPAGPALRRAAADFVRLHHGEAHRGDPAPRIAQVFAEIAETGTYRHTHEELVFGARLAWRNAARCIGRLYWRSLRVLDRRELTAADDVAAASADHLRAAVSDGRRIRPLITVFAPDAPGRPGPRIWNEQLIRYAGYARPGGDVVGDPRNAGITAFARSLGWPGGPGTPFDVLPLVIQGSGDRPRWFRLPPDAVLEVPIEHPDHAWWAGLGLRWHAVPALACMCLEIGGVCYPAAPFNGWYMGTEIGARNLADSDRYDLLPRVAERLGLDTASDRSLWKDRALVELNRAVLHSFDRAGVTMSDHHTESRRFLTHLGREESKGRAVGADWSWIVPPLSGSTTPVFHRTYDTVERHPAYVHHPEALARTRGECGESLVQDAPL from the coding sequence ATGCGGAAGTACCTGCGCAGGGCCGGACACGAAGCCCCTGCGGACCGCGGTACGCGGGGTGCCGGGATCCCCGCCGACCTCCATCAGCGCGCCGCCGACACGGCCTGCCCGGAGCGTGCCGCGGGCCACGAGGAGACCGCCGCCCCGTCGGCGCCGCGCCCCGCGGACGGCGCGCCGGCCGGGCCCGCCCTGCGCCGGGCCGCGGCCGACTTCGTCCGCCTCCACCATGGCGAGGCCCACCGCGGTGACCCCGCGCCAAGGATCGCCCAGGTGTTCGCCGAGATCGCGGAGACGGGGACGTACCGCCACACCCACGAAGAGCTGGTCTTCGGCGCCCGGCTCGCCTGGCGCAACGCCGCCCGTTGCATCGGACGCCTCTACTGGCGCTCGCTGCGCGTCCTGGACCGCAGGGAGCTGACCGCCGCCGACGACGTGGCCGCCGCGTCGGCGGATCATCTGCGGGCGGCCGTCAGCGACGGACGGCGGATCAGGCCCCTCATCACCGTCTTCGCGCCCGACGCGCCCGGCCGTCCGGGGCCCCGCATCTGGAACGAGCAGCTCATCCGGTACGCGGGGTACGCGCGCCCCGGCGGAGATGTCGTCGGCGACCCGCGCAACGCCGGGATCACCGCGTTCGCGCGGAGCCTCGGCTGGCCGGGCGGCCCCGGCACCCCCTTCGACGTACTGCCCCTGGTGATCCAGGGCTCGGGGGACAGGCCCCGCTGGTTCCGGCTGCCGCCCGACGCCGTGCTCGAGGTCCCGATCGAGCACCCCGACCACGCCTGGTGGGCGGGGCTCGGACTGCGCTGGCACGCCGTGCCCGCGCTGGCCTGCATGTGTCTGGAGATCGGGGGCGTCTGCTACCCGGCGGCTCCCTTCAACGGCTGGTACATGGGCACCGAGATCGGCGCCCGCAACCTCGCCGACAGCGACCGCTACGATCTGCTGCCGCGCGTCGCCGAACGGCTCGGGCTCGACACGGCCAGCGACCGTTCGCTCTGGAAGGACCGCGCCCTCGTCGAGCTCAATCGCGCGGTGCTCCACTCCTTCGACCGGGCCGGTGTCACCATGTCCGACCACCACACCGAGTCCCGGCGCTTCTTGACCCACCTCGGCCGCGAGGAGAGCAAGGGCCGCGCCGTCGGCGCCGACTGGTCCTGGATCGTGCCGCCCCTCTCCGGCAGCACGACCCCTGTCTTCCACCGCACGTACGACACCGTGGAGCGGCATCCGGCCTACGTCCACCACCCCGAGGCCCTCGCCAGGACGCGGGGTGAGTGCGGCGAATCCCTGGTCCAGGACGCCCCGCTCTAG
- a CDS encoding ABC transporter permease gives MSTATADVTPEAAPGNEAAAQATPSLARRTLQVFTGNKLALTGVVVLVLLLGFSYLGPLLFSTEQTHTDLSQANLAPGSPGHLLGTTDLGYDMVGRLMVAGQTSLEIGLAAGLLATLFGTVYGAVAGYFGGWVDAAMMRITDAALAIPAMFLLVVVAAIITPSKGVLIVIIASVAWLSPARLVRGEALSLRDREYVQAMRMMGGGGARAVFKHIVPNAIGTVIVNCTFQIADAILYVSYLAFLGLSIPPPSADWGSMLSAGITYTQNGYWWLIFPPGIAIVLVVAAFNFIGDGLRDAFEVRLRK, from the coding sequence ATGAGTACCGCGACCGCAGACGTCACCCCAGAGGCCGCTCCGGGGAACGAGGCGGCGGCCCAGGCCACGCCCTCGCTCGCCCGCCGCACCCTCCAGGTCTTCACCGGCAACAAGCTCGCCCTGACGGGCGTGGTGGTCCTGGTCCTGCTCCTTGGCTTCAGCTACCTCGGACCACTGCTCTTCTCGACAGAACAGACGCACACCGACCTCTCGCAGGCCAACCTGGCGCCTGGCAGCCCCGGCCACCTCCTGGGCACCACCGACCTGGGCTACGACATGGTCGGGCGGCTGATGGTCGCCGGGCAGACCTCGCTCGAAATAGGCCTGGCGGCAGGGCTGTTGGCGACGCTCTTCGGGACCGTGTACGGCGCGGTCGCGGGGTACTTCGGCGGCTGGGTGGACGCGGCCATGATGCGGATCACGGACGCCGCGCTCGCGATCCCGGCGATGTTCCTGCTCGTCGTGGTCGCCGCGATCATCACGCCCAGCAAGGGCGTCCTCATCGTCATCATCGCCTCGGTCGCCTGGCTGTCCCCCGCCCGCCTGGTGCGCGGCGAGGCGCTCTCGCTGCGCGACCGCGAGTACGTCCAGGCGATGCGGATGATGGGCGGCGGTGGCGCGCGTGCGGTGTTCAAGCACATCGTGCCGAACGCGATCGGCACGGTCATCGTCAACTGCACCTTCCAGATCGCCGACGCCATCCTCTACGTCAGCTACCTGGCCTTCCTCGGTCTGAGCATTCCGCCGCCCTCGGCCGACTGGGGCTCGATGCTCTCGGCCGGCATCACCTACACGCAGAACGGCTACTGGTGGCTGATCTTCCCGCCGGGCATCGCGATCGTCCTGGTCGTCGCCGCGTTCAACTTCATCGGTGACGGGCTGCGGGACGCGTTCGAAGTACGGCTGCGGAAGTAA
- a CDS encoding WD40/YVTN/BNR-like repeat-containing protein has protein sequence MAEIILTVGTRKGLFIGRKRSGASTWQFDESPYFNAQAIYSVAIDTRGSSPRLLVGGDSSHFGPSVFHSDDLGRTWTEPPKAAVKFPKDTGASLERVWQLHPAAAEPDVVYAGTEPAALYKSRDRGETFELVRPLWEHPTRDKWVPGGGGEGLHTVLTDPRDPDAVTVAVSTAGVFRTLDGGKSWAPSNSGVSAVFLPDPDPEFGQCVHKVARDAVDPDRLYLQNHWGVFRSDDAGAHWTDIGEGLPSDFGFAAVAHPHRADTAYVFPINADMDRVPADHRCRVYRTSDAGKSWEPLSAGLPSGDHYGTVLRDAMCSDDQDPAGIYFGNRNGEVYASADDGDSWQELASHLPDVLCVRAAAIG, from the coding sequence ATGGCCGAGATCATTCTCACCGTAGGCACCCGCAAAGGCCTCTTCATCGGCCGTAAGCGCAGCGGCGCGAGCACCTGGCAGTTCGACGAGAGTCCGTACTTCAATGCCCAGGCCATCTATTCGGTGGCCATCGACACCCGAGGCAGTTCCCCCCGCCTCCTGGTGGGCGGCGACAGTTCCCATTTCGGCCCGTCCGTCTTCCACTCCGACGACCTCGGCAGGACGTGGACGGAACCGCCCAAGGCGGCCGTCAAGTTCCCCAAGGACACCGGGGCCTCCCTGGAGCGGGTCTGGCAACTGCACCCCGCGGCGGCCGAACCGGACGTGGTGTACGCGGGCACGGAACCGGCCGCCCTGTACAAATCGCGGGACCGCGGCGAGACGTTCGAGCTCGTGCGCCCACTCTGGGAGCACCCCACACGCGACAAGTGGGTGCCGGGCGGCGGCGGAGAAGGCCTGCACACGGTACTGACCGACCCGCGCGACCCGGACGCGGTGACGGTCGCCGTCTCCACCGCCGGAGTCTTCCGCACCCTGGACGGCGGCAAGAGCTGGGCCCCGTCGAACAGCGGCGTCTCGGCGGTCTTCCTGCCGGACCCGGACCCGGAGTTCGGCCAGTGCGTGCACAAGGTCGCGCGGGACGCGGTCGATCCGGACCGGCTGTATCTGCAGAACCACTGGGGCGTGTTCCGCAGCGACGACGCGGGCGCGCACTGGACGGACATCGGCGAGGGCCTCCCCTCCGACTTCGGTTTCGCGGCCGTCGCCCACCCGCACCGCGCGGACACCGCCTATGTCTTCCCGATCAACGCCGACATGGACCGCGTCCCCGCCGACCACCGATGTCGTGTCTACCGCACGAGCGACGCGGGCAAGAGCTGGGAGCCGCTCAGCGCGGGCCTCCCGTCCGGCGACCACTACGGCACGGTGCTGCGCGACGCGATGTGCAGCGACGACCAGGATCCGGCGGGCATCTACTTCGGCAATCGCAACGGCGAGGTGTACGCATCGGCGGACGACGGGGACAGCTGGCAGGAGTTGGCCTCCCACCTGCCCGACGTACTGTGCGTCAGGGCGGCGGCCATCGGTTGA
- a CDS encoding lactonase family protein, with protein sequence MVGRYGSSQRAYIGSFTAAGGPGILTAAVDTDSGALTVLGATDTVADPSYLALSAAGDMLYAVSETSDGAVAAYRLSGDKAEQAGPPVAVGGEAPTHIALHAGHVLTANYGSGSVTAVPVRSDGSLAPALSGVLRHTGAGPHPQRQQRPHAHQVLPDPSGRWVVSVDLGTDSVRVCELTAAGEPTLHREIALRPGSGPRHLVFHPRGDRAYVLNELAPTVTICAWDAADGALRPLGEAAVLPGPADGDGEAFPSEAVIAPDGRFLWTATRGQDVISVLALDEAGDRPRLTATVPCGGHWPRDLAIDPSGRFLYAANERSGDVTWFVIDPATGIPRRAGSVEAPAASCVIFG encoded by the coding sequence GTGGTCGGCAGGTACGGGAGCTCTCAACGGGCGTACATCGGGTCCTTCACCGCGGCGGGCGGGCCGGGGATCCTCACCGCGGCGGTCGACACGGACAGCGGTGCGCTGACCGTCCTCGGCGCCACGGACACGGTCGCCGACCCCTCGTACCTCGCGCTGTCGGCCGCGGGCGACATGCTCTACGCCGTCAGCGAGACGTCCGACGGCGCCGTCGCCGCGTACCGCCTCAGCGGCGACAAGGCCGAGCAGGCCGGGCCGCCGGTGGCGGTCGGCGGGGAGGCGCCCACCCACATCGCCCTGCACGCCGGGCACGTCCTCACCGCCAACTACGGCTCCGGCAGCGTCACCGCCGTGCCCGTGCGCTCCGACGGCAGTCTCGCCCCCGCCCTCTCCGGCGTCCTGCGGCACACCGGCGCGGGGCCCCACCCGCAGCGCCAGCAGCGGCCGCACGCCCACCAGGTCCTGCCCGACCCGAGCGGCCGCTGGGTGGTCAGCGTCGACCTCGGCACCGACTCCGTACGTGTCTGTGAGCTCACCGCGGCGGGCGAGCCGACCCTGCACCGCGAGATCGCGCTGCGGCCGGGATCCGGCCCGCGGCATCTCGTGTTCCACCCGCGCGGCGACCGTGCGTACGTCCTGAACGAACTCGCCCCCACCGTCACGATCTGCGCCTGGGACGCCGCCGACGGCGCCCTCAGGCCGCTCGGCGAGGCGGCCGTCCTGCCGGGCCCCGCGGACGGCGACGGCGAGGCCTTCCCCTCGGAGGCCGTCATCGCACCCGACGGCCGGTTCCTGTGGACCGCCACCCGTGGCCAGGACGTCATCTCGGTGCTGGCGCTCGACGAGGCGGGGGACAGGCCGCGGCTCACCGCCACCGTGCCCTGCGGCGGCCACTGGCCGCGTGACCTGGCCATCGACCCGTCCGGGCGGTTCCTGTACGCGGCCAATGAGCGGTCTGGCGACGTGACCTGGTTCGTGATCGACCCGGCGACGGGCATCCCGCGCCGCGCGGGCTCCGTCGAGGCCCCTGCCGCGTCCTGCGTGATCTTCGGCTGA
- the mmuM gene encoding homocysteine S-methyltransferase, whose amino-acid sequence MKLADALTRRPLVLDGGLSNQLEAAGHDLSDALWSARLLADEPEAIAAAHRAYYEAGADIATTASYQATFEGFAKHGIDALSTAELLRLSVELAREAGTYVRRQVWVAASAGPYGAMLADGSEYRGRYGLTVAELERFHRPRLEVLADAEPDVIALETVPDTDEARALLRAVRGLGVPAWLSYTVSGGYTRAGQPLTEAFALAADAEEILAVGVNCCDPQDADAAVRLAARITGKPAVAYPNSGETWDAAARAWRGPAHFTAGRVTGWRDAGARLIGGCCRVGPESIAQVAAELSGGEGHGEGPQ is encoded by the coding sequence GTGAAACTCGCGGATGCACTCACCCGCCGCCCGCTCGTGCTCGACGGCGGCCTCTCCAACCAGCTGGAGGCCGCCGGGCACGACCTGAGCGATGCCCTCTGGTCGGCGAGGCTCCTTGCCGACGAGCCGGAGGCCATCGCGGCGGCGCACCGGGCGTACTACGAGGCGGGCGCGGACATCGCCACCACGGCGAGCTATCAGGCGACGTTCGAGGGCTTCGCGAAGCACGGCATCGACGCGCTGAGCACCGCCGAGCTGCTGCGCCTGAGCGTGGAGTTGGCGCGCGAGGCGGGCACGTACGTGAGGCGCCAGGTGTGGGTGGCCGCGTCTGCGGGCCCGTACGGGGCGATGCTCGCGGACGGCTCCGAGTACCGGGGCCGCTACGGCCTGACGGTGGCGGAACTCGAACGCTTCCACCGCCCGCGCCTGGAGGTCCTGGCCGACGCGGAACCGGACGTCATCGCCCTGGAGACGGTCCCTGACACGGACGAGGCGCGGGCCCTGCTGCGGGCGGTGCGCGGTCTGGGCGTGCCCGCCTGGCTCTCGTACACCGTCTCCGGCGGCTACACACGGGCGGGCCAGCCCCTGACGGAGGCCTTCGCCCTGGCGGCCGACGCCGAGGAGATCCTCGCGGTCGGCGTCAACTGCTGCGATCCGCAGGACGCGGACGCGGCGGTGCGCCTCGCCGCGCGCATCACGGGCAAGCCGGCGGTGGCCTACCCCAACAGCGGCGAGACGTGGGACGCGGCCGCCAGGGCGTGGCGGGGTCCGGCCCACTTCACCGCGGGCCGGGTCACGGGATGGCGGGACGCGGGGGCGCGGCTGATCGGGGGGTGCTGCCGGGTGGGGCCGGAATCGATCGCGCAGGTGGCCGCGGAGCTGTCCGGCGGCGAGGGCCACGGTGAGGGGCCGCAGTGA